Proteins co-encoded in one Sulfuricurvum sp. IAE1 genomic window:
- the mnmH gene encoding tRNA 2-selenouridine(34) synthase MnmH, with the protein MQTIPIETFLDTLHTYDLVIDARSPREYEESHIPGARNFYALNDEEHRIVGTLYKQVSPFEARVQGASYVCVNASNHIKALYPAFTPNSKIAIYCARGGMRSSSLSTIFSSIGYRIDRIHGGYKQYRRYVVDYLDSLPSIRFITLSGHTGCGKSELLEHLDNVLDLEKMANHYGSVFGDVGGLQPSQKEFQNRIVHGYRALDPRRRAFVESESKRIGRLTLSAAIHDQMMQGFRVEITAPLEQRVSRIIRMYDRMDGAFFSERMERISPYISREDKTAALCAFDNGDLEHVAEILLVQYYDKVYKRSHTPDLTLHNDDPAQTAATLAELQRELEKHP; encoded by the coding sequence ATGCAAACCATACCGATTGAAACTTTCCTGGATACGCTCCATACCTACGATCTCGTCATCGATGCCCGAAGCCCGCGCGAATACGAAGAGTCCCATATCCCCGGCGCCCGAAACTTCTATGCACTCAACGATGAAGAGCACCGTATCGTCGGGACCCTGTACAAACAGGTTTCCCCTTTCGAAGCACGGGTACAGGGGGCCTCGTACGTCTGCGTCAATGCGTCCAACCATATCAAAGCGCTTTACCCCGCCTTCACCCCGAATTCCAAGATCGCGATCTATTGCGCCCGCGGAGGGATGCGCTCTTCTTCTCTCTCGACCATTTTTTCGAGTATCGGCTACCGGATCGACCGTATCCATGGCGGTTACAAGCAATACCGCCGGTACGTCGTCGACTATCTCGACTCCCTACCCTCCATCCGTTTCATCACCCTCTCGGGACATACGGGATGCGGAAAAAGCGAACTGCTCGAACACCTCGACAATGTCCTTGATCTCGAAAAAATGGCCAACCATTACGGCTCCGTTTTCGGTGACGTCGGGGGCCTCCAGCCGAGCCAAAAAGAGTTTCAAAACCGCATCGTACACGGCTACCGCGCCCTCGATCCCCGCCGACGCGCTTTTGTCGAGTCCGAAAGCAAACGGATCGGACGGCTTACCCTCTCTGCCGCCATACACGATCAGATGATGCAGGGATTCCGCGTTGAAATCACCGCTCCGCTCGAACAGCGCGTGTCGCGGATTATACGGATGTATGACCGGATGGACGGGGCTTTTTTTAGCGAGCGGATGGAGCGGATCTCTCCGTACATCAGTCGCGAGGACAAAACAGCCGCACTGTGCGCCTTCGACAACGGTGATCTTGAGCATGTCGCCGAAATCCTTTTGGTGCAGTATTACGATAAAGTTTACAAAAGATCGCACACGCCCGATCTCACACTTCACAACGACGATCCGGCGCAGACCGCCGCAACTCTTGCGGAGCTGCAGCGCGAACTGGAGAAGCACCCATGA
- the selD gene encoding selenide, water dikinase SelD codes for MNTDAKLTKFVRASGCAAKLSPGSLGDVTCRLVSFHKDLIVGFEGNEDAGVFRIDDTNAIVQTLDFITPVVDDPFIYGQIAAANSLSDVFAMGGDPKTALNIVGFDGKNHTTEILTEILRGGQSKVAECGAVIVGGHTIETPEMIYGLSCTGFVHPQKILRNNAAREGDMIVLTKPLGVGILVTAIKADLLDAPTMMKVAESMRTLNYKASLIAREFDAHACTDVTGFGFLGHLYEMCTPSTSIEVEGSSVPFFPVALSMASMGIIPAGSYANREYLHGKVRFTHDIGSDLEMVLFDAQTSGGLLIAASPENARRIEERCRNEGMSAAIVAQVVAKRDADIFVG; via the coding sequence ATGAACACCGACGCCAAACTGACCAAATTCGTCCGCGCCTCGGGATGTGCCGCCAAACTCTCCCCCGGTTCACTGGGCGACGTCACCTGTCGTCTCGTGTCGTTTCACAAAGACCTTATTGTGGGTTTCGAAGGAAACGAAGATGCGGGGGTCTTCCGTATCGACGATACAAACGCGATAGTGCAGACGCTTGATTTCATCACCCCCGTCGTCGACGATCCCTTTATCTACGGGCAGATCGCGGCGGCAAACTCTCTCAGCGACGTTTTTGCGATGGGGGGCGATCCCAAAACGGCTCTCAACATCGTCGGATTCGACGGCAAGAACCACACGACCGAAATCCTGACCGAGATCCTGCGCGGCGGCCAGAGCAAGGTCGCCGAATGCGGCGCGGTCATCGTCGGAGGGCATACGATCGAAACCCCTGAAATGATCTACGGCCTCTCGTGCACGGGGTTCGTCCACCCGCAGAAGATCCTGCGCAACAATGCCGCCCGCGAAGGGGATATGATCGTCCTGACCAAGCCGCTGGGGGTGGGAATCCTCGTCACCGCGATCAAAGCCGATCTGTTGGACGCTCCGACGATGATGAAGGTGGCCGAATCGATGCGCACCCTCAACTACAAAGCGTCCCTGATCGCCCGCGAGTTCGACGCGCACGCCTGCACCGACGTGACGGGTTTCGGCTTCCTGGGCCACCTGTACGAGATGTGCACCCCCTCGACCTCGATCGAGGTCGAGGGTTCCTCCGTCCCCTTTTTCCCAGTGGCGCTTTCGATGGCCTCGATGGGAATCATCCCCGCCGGAAGCTATGCGAACCGGGAGTACCTGCACGGAAAAGTCCGCTTTACGCACGACATCGGCAGCGATCTGGAAATGGTCCTTTTCGATGCCCAGACCTCCGGGGGACTGCTGATCGCCGCTTCCCCTGAAAACGCCCGCAGGATTGAGGAACGGTGCCGTAACGAGGGGATGAGCGCCGCCATCGTGGCACAGGTCGTTGCCAAACGCGATGCCGATATTTTTGTAGGATAG